A single region of the Ornithorhynchus anatinus isolate Pmale09 chromosome 13, mOrnAna1.pri.v4, whole genome shotgun sequence genome encodes:
- the EN2 gene encoding homeobox protein engrailed-2, whose amino-acid sequence MCGRDFPAEGASPFRILRPHWELGMEENEQSHREGAAIEEQRQQQQQQQQESSSSSSSSSSSSSSSSSSPSDADTSSRRALILPVVLQAPGNHQLPHRITNFFIDNILRPEFGRRKEGGTCCSGAGGAGGGGGGGRGGAGGGGGGGEGGGGGGGGSPEQLVAPGRQPRRSPSSGPGAGGPVLGGGSSSPGDGEGGSKALSLHGGGKKGGDPGGPLEGALKSRGLTGGDLSVSSDSDSSQASSNPGSQPMLWPAWVYCTRYSDRPSSGPRSRKPKKKNPNKEDKRPRTAFTAEQLQRLKAEFQTNRYLTEQRRQSLAQELSLNESQIKIWFQNKRAKIKKATGNKNTLAVHLMAQGLYNHSTTAKDGKSDSE is encoded by the exons ATGTGCGGCCGTGACTTTCCCGCTGAAGGAGCCTCACCTTTTAGGATCCTGCGCCCTCACTGGGAGCTGGG CATGGAGGAGAATGAGCAGAGCCACAGGGAAGGAGCAGCGATCGaagagcagcggcagcagcagcagcagcagcagcaagaatcgagcagcagcagcagcagcagcagcagcagcagcagcagcagcagcagcagccccagcgATGCAGACACAAGCAGCCGGCGGGCTCTGATCCTGCCTGTCGTGCTCCAGGCTCCCGGGAACCATCAGCTCCCGCATCGGATCACCAACTTTTTCATCGACAACATCTTGCGGCCGGAGTTCGGtcggagaaaggaagggggaacttGCTGCagcggagcaggaggagcaggaggaggaggaggaggaggaagaggaggcgcaggaggaggaggaggaggaggagagggaggagggggcggcggcggcggcagccccGAACAGTTGGTCGCCCCCGGCCGGCAGCCCCGGAGGAGCCCCTCCTCGGGTCCCGGAGCCggtgggccggtcctggggggtggGAGCAGCTCTCCCGGGGACGGAGAGGGCGGCTCCAAGGCCCTGTCCTTGCACGGCGGGGGCAAGAAAGGAGGCGACCCCGGGGGACCCTTGGAAGGAGCCTTGAAGTCGCGGGGTTTAACCGGGGGCGATCTGTCTGTGAGCTCGGACTCCGATAGCTCCCAAGCCAGCTCCAACCCGGGGAGCCAGCCCATGCTGTGGCCCGCCTGGGTCTACTGCACCAGATATTCGGACAGGCCTTCTTCAG GTCCCCGGTCTCGCAAACCAAAGAAGAAAAACCCGAACAAAGAGGACAAGCGGCCCCGGACGGCCTTCACGGCCGAGCAGCTGCAGAGACTGAAGGCGGAGTTTCAGACCAACAGGTACCTGACGGAGCAGCGGCGGCAGAGCCTGGCCCAGGAGCTCAGCCTCAACGAGTCCCAGATCAAGATCTGGTTCCAGAACAAGCGGGCCAAGATCAAGAAGGCCACGGGCAACAAGAACACGCTGGCCGTGCACCTCATGGCCCAGGGACTCTACAACCACTCCACCACGGCCAAAGACGGCAAGTCGGACAGCGAGTGA